Proteins from a single region of Esox lucius isolate fEsoLuc1 chromosome 13, fEsoLuc1.pri, whole genome shotgun sequence:
- the tor2a gene encoding prosalusin isoform X2: MAFALRTKKMSGTPTRTAELFKTESLQMMAGLEWDLYKNLYGQHLAQDIVSEEVANFLQAENPDRPLVLSFHGASGTGKTLVSSMIGRHLYGTAMGSPYIHQFVPTLHFPMPEHAKQYQVALKRWLKGNLTACARSIFIFDEMEKMPPGVIDIVAPFLGPSHSVFGTNYRKAIYIFISTIGEEVINRLALETRQAGREREEIRLVELEDAISQAVYNNKRSGFFHSRIIQEKLLTSFVPFLPLGRRHVERCAYRELCQRGECQRKDVVEAVGGAVVYVPEQGQHFSSTGCKSVPAKINLFL; encoded by the exons atggcttttgctctgagaactaagaaaatgtcaggaactcctactagaacagctgaacttttcAAAACAGAGTCACTTCAAATGATGGCAG GTTTGGAATGGGATCTGTATAAGAATCTTTACGGACAGCATCTGGCCCAGGACATCGTGTCAGAGGAGGTGGCAAACTTCCTTCAGGCGGAGAACCCTGACCGGCCCCTAGTCCTGTCCTTCCACGGGGCGTCTGGGACGGGCAAGACTCTGGTCAGCTCCATGATTGGAAGGCACCTGTACGGCACGGCTATGGGGAGCCCCTACATCCACCAGTTTGTGCCCACCCTACACTTCCCCATGCCTGAACACGCCAAACAGTACCAG GTGGCGCTGAAGCGCTGGTTAAAAGGGAACCTGACGGCCTGTGCCCGCTCCATATTCATATTCGATGAAATGGAGAAGATGCCCCCGGGGGTCATTGACATCGTGGCGCCTTTCCTGGGACCCTCGCACTCCGTGTTTGGCACCAACTACCGCAAGGCCATCTACATCTTCATCAG CACAATTGGAGAGGAGGTCATCAACCGGCTGGCCCTGGAGACGCGGCAGGctggcagggagagagaagagatacGGCTGGTGGAACTGGAGGACGCCATCTCACAGGCTGTGTACAACAACAAAAGAA GTGGATTCTTCCATTCCAGGATCATCCAGGAGAAACTGTTGACCAGTTTTGTGCCGTTCCTCCCCCTGGGCAGGAGGCATGTGGAGCGCTGTGCTTACAGAGAGCTGTGTCAGCGTGGTGAGTGCCAGCGTAAAGACGTGGTGGAGGCAGTAGGGGGAGCTGTTGTCTACGTGCCCGAGCAGGGACAACATTTCTCCAGCACGGGCTGCAAGTCTGTGCCAGCCAAAATCAACTTATTCCTATGA